In Spinacia oleracea cultivar Varoflay chromosome 5, BTI_SOV_V1, whole genome shotgun sequence, a single window of DNA contains:
- the LOC110779983 gene encoding uncharacterized protein encodes MIKTNPHLYYQILSQKCLANIMGFSKFAVFALLMLAASGVIDAKYQPITTGPIMSEELLKAEVKALASLREIERSVIASKLMQKLIRTEDKCSPPGAACGRSEDCCSGACVPHPFMFIIVCQ; translated from the exons ATGATCAAAACAAACCCACATCTGTATTATCAAATCTTGTCTCAAAAGTGTTTAGCTAATATTATGGGTTTCTCCAAATTTGCTGTTTTTGCGCTTCTTATGCTCGCTGCATCAG gTGTGATAGATGCGAAATATCAACCAATCACCACCGGACCAATAATGAGTGAGGAACTGTTGAAGGCCGAAGTGAAGGCATTGGCATCACTTAGAGAAATTGAAAGGAGTGTTATTGCTTCAAAGCTGATGCAAAAACTGATCAGGACCGAAGATAAGTGTTCTCCTCCGGGGGCCGCATGTGGACGATCGGAAGACTGTTGCTCCGGCGCTTGTGTTCCCCATCCTTTTATGTTTATCATTGTTTGCCAGTAA
- the LOC110779984 gene encoding uncharacterized protein, translating to MGFSKFAVFALFMLAASAVIDAKYEARTTASIMTEQLLEAEVKALASLREVERGFANSKLKQNLMMRTTEDKCSPSGAICSGFGPPEQCCSGACVPHPILRIFVCQ from the exons ATGGGTTTCTCCAAATTTGCTGTCTTTGCTCTTTTCATGCTCGCTGCATCAG CTGTGATAGATGCGAAATATGAAGCAAGAACCACTGCATCGATAATGACTGAACAGCTCCTGGAAGCTGAAGTGAAGGCATTGGCATCACTTAGAGAAGTTGAAAGGGGTTTTGCTAATTCAAAGTTGAAGCAAAATCTGATGATGAGGACTACTGAAGATAAGTGTTCTCCATCAGGGGCCATATGTTCGGGTTTTGGACCTCCGGAACAATGTTGTTCTGGTGCTTGTGTTCCTCATCCTATCCTGAGGATCTTTGTGTGCCAGTAA
- the LOC110794511 gene encoding uncharacterized protein, translating into MSKTNTLLKYYQILSQKCLANIMSFSKFAVFALFMLATSGVIDAKYQPRSSGSIMTEELLEAEVKALASLREVERAVIASKLKQNLMMRTTEDNCIKSGTICSGFGPPEQCCSGACVPHPIIKMFVCQ; encoded by the exons atgagcaaaacaaATACACTTCTTAAGTATTATCAAATCTTATCTCAAAAGTGTTTAGCTAACATTATGAGTTTCTCCAAATTTGCCGTATTTGCCCTTTTCATGCTCGCTACATCAG GTGTGATAGATGCGAAATATCAACCCAGAAGCAGTGGATCGATAATGACTGAGGAGCTTCTGGAGGCCGAAGTGAAGGCATTGGCATCACTTAGAGAAGTGGAAAGGGCTGTTATTGCTTCAAAGTTGAAGCAAAATCTGATGATGAGGACTACTGAAGATAATTGTATTAAATCAGGGACCATATGTTCGGGTTTCGGACCTCCAGAACAATGTTGTTCCGGCGCTTGTGTTCCTCATCCTATAATTAAGATGTTTGTATGCCAGTAA